The proteins below come from a single Mucilaginibacter mali genomic window:
- a CDS encoding homogentisate 1,2-dioxygenase has protein sequence MPIYHTLGQIPHKRHTVFRKPDGGLYAEELVSTEGFSSLYSLVYHCYPPTIVKTLGEPYSVEPKIARAKYLKHTSLIGFNIKPADDYLESRKAVLVNNDLHISLAAPRKSMTDYFFKNAQADEVIFVHIGSGTLKTGFGDIKFEYGDYLVIPRGTIYQMEFNTEDNRLCIVESFGPIRTPKRYRNQFGQLMEHSPYCERDIKRPQNLQTHDEKGDFKILIKKQGLIYPYIYGTHPFDFIGWDGFHYPWGFSIHDFEPITGRLHQPPPVHQTFDGHNFVLCSFVPRKFDYHPDSIPAPYNHSNVDSDEVLYYVDGDFMSRKNVVKGQITLHPAGIPHGPHPGSVEKSIGKEATEELAVMIDPFHPLQLTEDAVNIEDEGYYHSWAE, from the coding sequence ATGCCAATCTATCATACATTAGGTCAAATCCCGCATAAGCGGCATACGGTTTTCCGTAAGCCCGACGGTGGTTTGTATGCCGAGGAACTGGTATCAACCGAGGGCTTTTCCAGCTTGTATTCGTTGGTTTATCATTGCTATCCGCCTACCATTGTGAAAACTTTGGGCGAACCCTATTCGGTAGAACCCAAGATAGCGCGCGCTAAATACCTGAAGCATACCAGCCTGATTGGTTTTAATATTAAGCCTGCCGACGATTACCTGGAAAGCCGCAAGGCCGTATTGGTGAATAACGATCTGCACATATCGCTGGCCGCGCCGCGAAAAAGCATGACCGACTATTTCTTTAAAAATGCGCAGGCCGATGAGGTGATCTTCGTTCATATAGGTTCGGGTACGCTAAAGACCGGCTTCGGCGACATCAAATTTGAATATGGCGATTACCTGGTGATACCACGCGGTACCATTTACCAAATGGAGTTTAATACCGAAGATAACCGCTTGTGTATTGTAGAAAGCTTCGGGCCGATCCGCACGCCTAAGCGCTACAGGAACCAGTTCGGTCAGTTGATGGAGCATTCGCCCTATTGCGAGCGCGATATTAAACGTCCCCAAAACCTGCAAACACACGATGAAAAGGGCGATTTCAAGATCCTGATCAAAAAACAAGGTCTGATCTACCCATACATTTACGGTACGCATCCTTTCGATTTCATCGGCTGGGATGGCTTTCACTACCCATGGGGATTCTCGATCCACGATTTTGAACCAATAACCGGCCGCCTGCACCAGCCACCGCCGGTACATCAAACTTTTGATGGGCACAACTTCGTACTATGCAGCTTTGTGCCGCGCAAGTTCGATTATCACCCTGATTCTATCCCTGCACCATATAACCATAGCAATGTAGACAGCGACGAGGTGCTGTATTATGTTGACGGTGATTTTATGAGTCGCAAAAATGTGGTAAAAGGGCAGATCACCCTACACCCGGCGGGCATCCCGCACGGGCCGCACCCGGGTTCGGTAGAAAAATCGATAGGTAAAGAGGCCACCGAAGAACTGGCCGTAATGATCGACCCGTTTCATCCGCTGCAATTGACGGAGGACGCGGTAAATATTGAAGACGAGGGGTATTACCACTCGTGGGCGGAGTAG